One genomic segment of Streptomyces liangshanensis includes these proteins:
- a CDS encoding S28 family serine protease translates to MRKTLRWLLSLSLIIGTVATAGAATAADQKSPSGTAVADTKDASDTTDIKDRVLAIPGMSLIQEKPYAGYRYFVLNYTQPVDHRHPSKGTFQQRITLLHKDTSRPTVFFTGGYNVSTNPSRSEPTRIVDGNQVSMEYRFFTPSRPQPADWTKLDIWQAASDQHRIFTALKKIYTKNWLSTGGSKGGMTATYFERYYPRDMDGVVAYVAPNDVVNKEDSAYDRFFEKVGTKECRDKLNAVQRQALIRREPLEKTYAEWAAANGATFTTVGSLDKAYEAVVMDFVWAFWQYSLLADCESIPAATASDQEIYDVIDAISGFSAYTDQGLATYTPYYYQAGTQLGSPDIKQPHLGKLSRYGYQPPRNFVPRDIAMKFDPRVMPDVDNWVQHHADRMLFVYGQNDPWGAEQFRVGRGARDSFVYVAPGANHGANVAALSPEQSAKATARILDWAGVAPAAVQQDAAKAKPLAPFDAKLDHQKVDRRQALRP, encoded by the coding sequence ATGCGCAAGACGCTGAGATGGCTGTTGTCGCTGTCGCTGATCATAGGGACGGTGGCAACGGCGGGTGCGGCCACCGCCGCGGACCAGAAGTCCCCGAGCGGTACGGCCGTCGCGGACACCAAGGACGCCTCGGACACCACCGACATCAAGGACCGTGTCCTGGCGATCCCCGGGATGAGCCTGATCCAGGAGAAGCCGTACGCGGGTTACCGCTACTTCGTCCTCAACTACACCCAGCCGGTGGACCACCGGCACCCGTCCAAGGGCACTTTCCAGCAGCGCATCACGCTGCTGCACAAGGACACCAGCCGTCCCACGGTCTTCTTCACCGGCGGCTACAACGTCTCCACCAACCCGAGCCGCAGTGAGCCGACGCGCATCGTCGACGGCAACCAGGTCTCGATGGAGTACCGCTTCTTCACCCCGTCGCGCCCGCAGCCGGCCGACTGGACGAAGCTGGACATCTGGCAGGCGGCCAGCGACCAGCACCGCATCTTCACGGCGTTGAAGAAGATCTACACCAAGAACTGGCTCTCCACGGGCGGTTCGAAGGGCGGCATGACCGCCACCTACTTCGAGCGGTACTACCCGCGCGACATGGACGGCGTCGTCGCGTACGTCGCGCCCAACGACGTGGTGAACAAGGAGGATTCGGCCTACGACCGGTTCTTCGAGAAGGTCGGCACCAAGGAGTGCCGCGACAAGCTCAACGCCGTGCAGCGCCAGGCGCTGATCCGGCGGGAGCCGCTGGAGAAGACGTACGCGGAGTGGGCGGCGGCCAACGGCGCCACCTTCACGACCGTCGGCTCGCTCGACAAGGCCTACGAGGCCGTCGTCATGGACTTCGTCTGGGCGTTCTGGCAGTACAGCCTGCTGGCGGACTGCGAGAGCATCCCCGCGGCCACCGCCTCCGACCAGGAGATCTACGACGTCATCGACGCGATCTCCGGCTTCTCCGCCTACACGGACCAGGGCCTCGCGACGTACACGCCGTACTACTACCAGGCCGGTACGCAGCTGGGCTCGCCGGACATCAAGCAGCCGCACCTGGGCAAGCTCAGCCGGTACGGCTACCAGCCGCCGCGCAACTTCGTGCCGCGCGACATCGCGATGAAGTTCGACCCGCGCGTGATGCCGGACGTCGACAACTGGGTCCAGCACCACGCGGACCGGATGCTCTTCGTGTACGGGCAGAACGACCCGTGGGGCGCCGAGCAGTTCCGCGTGGGCCGGGGTGCGCGTGACAGCTTCGTGTACGTCGCGCCGGGCGCCAACCACGGCGCCAACGTGGCCGCCCTGAGCCCCGAGCAGTCGGCGAAGGCCACGGCCAGGATCCTCGACTGGGCGGGCGTCGCGCCGGCGGCCGTACAGCAGGACGCGGCGAAGGCGAAGCCGCTCGCGCCGTTCGACGCGAAGCTCGACCACCAGAAGGTCGACCGCCGCCAGGCGCTGCGGCCGTAA
- a CDS encoding LysR family transcriptional regulator: MLDLARLRALHAVSVHGSVGAAASALGYSPSAVSQQITKLERETRTTLLERRGRGVVLTDEARHLAATAEELFAIVERAETTLEERRGQPTGQLVVAAFASSARGLLPPALAELALLHPTLDVRLREIDPHLSSDLVARGLIDLAVTHDWDIARLPTPEGVERAVIGDDLCDLLVPDGHPLAARAVVRRADLRGLRWICQPPGTVCHDWLVRTLRAAGCEPELAHQAEENHTQIALVAAGLGVAMVPRLGRGPLPPGVRAKALDPVPSRRLYALWRAGAARRPAVTATVAALRRHWPEVAAVPGSAEG; this comes from the coding sequence ATCCTCGACCTAGCCCGCCTCCGCGCCCTCCATGCCGTGTCCGTGCATGGTTCCGTCGGTGCTGCCGCCTCCGCCCTCGGGTACAGCCCCTCCGCCGTCTCCCAGCAGATCACCAAGCTGGAGCGGGAGACCCGTACCACACTCCTCGAACGGCGCGGGCGCGGTGTTGTGCTCACCGACGAGGCGCGGCATCTCGCCGCCACCGCCGAGGAGTTGTTCGCCATCGTCGAGCGGGCCGAGACCACGCTGGAGGAGCGGCGGGGGCAGCCCACCGGGCAGCTCGTCGTCGCGGCGTTCGCCTCCTCCGCCCGCGGGCTGCTGCCTCCCGCGCTCGCCGAACTCGCCCTGCTCCACCCCACCCTGGACGTCCGGCTGCGGGAGATCGACCCGCACCTGTCCTCCGACCTCGTGGCCCGCGGCCTGATCGACCTCGCCGTCACCCACGACTGGGACATCGCCCGGCTGCCCACCCCCGAGGGGGTGGAGCGGGCCGTCATCGGTGACGACCTGTGCGATCTGCTCGTGCCGGACGGGCACCCGCTCGCCGCGCGGGCCGTCGTCCGCCGGGCGGATCTGCGCGGGCTCAGGTGGATCTGCCAGCCGCCCGGCACGGTCTGCCACGACTGGCTCGTACGCACCCTGCGCGCCGCCGGCTGCGAGCCCGAGCTCGCCCACCAGGCCGAGGAGAACCACACCCAGATCGCCCTGGTGGCCGCCGGGTTGGGCGTCGCGATGGTTCCCCGGCTGGGGCGCGGCCCGCTGCCCCCGGGCGTACGGGCCAAGGCGCTCGATCCCGTACCCTCGCGCCGGCTGTACGCCCTGTGGCGGGCCGGGGCGGCGCGGCGGCCCGCCGTCACCGCCACCGTGGCCGCGCTGCGGCGCCACTGGCCCGAGGTGGCCGCCGTGCCGGGCTCGGCCGAGGGGTAG
- a CDS encoding serine protease yields MVAVSAAAVAVVGPGIAPAQAIVGGTAVSNSPTAPIAHSMAGLVDTNSGQVFCGATLISDTYVLTAASCVRGKATGTTAVLLGDRDTASGSDTNFAALYAVGRWIIHPSYTPTTSRNDIAVVQLAKKATLNVGVRPALVDANTQPNAYAGQTAVAMGWGTLSYGGQQPTQLQRAQVGVITTSQCNAYYGTVDGSQQLCTHTPDKGPCQHDTGGPLAQQLANNKTNLVGIISYGQGCASAYPDVFTRVAAYRPWITNITGPLPTQ; encoded by the coding sequence GTGGTTGCGGTGTCGGCCGCTGCGGTGGCGGTGGTTGGCCCGGGGATTGCCCCGGCTCAGGCGATCGTCGGAGGCACCGCCGTGAGCAACAGCCCCACGGCCCCGATCGCGCACAGCATGGCCGGTCTCGTCGATACGAACTCCGGGCAGGTCTTCTGCGGGGCGACGCTGATCAGCGACACGTACGTACTGACGGCCGCATCCTGCGTACGGGGAAAGGCAACGGGCACCACCGCTGTCCTTCTCGGTGATCGCGACACCGCGAGCGGTTCCGACACCAACTTCGCCGCGCTCTATGCGGTCGGACGATGGATCATCCACCCGTCCTACACACCCACCACCAGCCGCAACGACATTGCCGTCGTTCAGCTCGCCAAGAAGGCAACCCTGAACGTCGGAGTGCGCCCGGCCCTGGTGGACGCGAACACCCAGCCCAACGCCTACGCAGGCCAAACCGCCGTGGCCATGGGCTGGGGCACTCTCTCCTACGGAGGCCAGCAGCCGACCCAACTCCAGCGCGCACAGGTCGGCGTCATCACCACGAGCCAGTGCAATGCCTACTACGGCACCGTGGACGGCAGTCAGCAGTTGTGCACTCACACCCCCGACAAGGGCCCCTGCCAGCACGACACCGGCGGCCCCCTCGCACAACAGCTGGCCAACAACAAAACGAACCTCGTAGGCATCATCTCCTACGGACAGGGCTGCGCCTCGGCCTACCCCGACGTCTTCACCCGGGTCGCCGCATACCGCCCCTGGATCACCAACATCACCGGCCCACTCCCCACCCAGTAG
- a CDS encoding sugar phosphate isomerase/epimerase family protein codes for MKFAFSTLGVPGLPVPEVVGLATATGYQGVELRAHPEEPVHPGIGEAERASVVDDFKRAGVEILTLAGYVRVADTTTDEDAVRQELDDLLRLARDLGAANIRVFPGGGDGDPAEADATAARRLGAAAEVAADFGVRILLETHDSHRTGVDAARVVGTVGHPQVGVLWDVMHTWLGGEDPITSHAVLAPYLGYVQVKDIASAEDTTPLALGAGVLPLAECVALLAGEGDDGWVCWEYEKRWYPKAAELPGLLEAGRGYLEGLT; via the coding sequence GTGAAGTTCGCCTTCTCCACCCTCGGAGTGCCGGGGCTGCCCGTCCCCGAGGTCGTCGGACTCGCCACCGCCACCGGCTACCAGGGCGTGGAGCTGCGTGCCCACCCGGAGGAGCCCGTCCACCCCGGCATCGGAGAGGCCGAACGCGCCTCGGTGGTCGACGACTTCAAGCGGGCGGGCGTCGAGATCCTGACCCTGGCCGGGTACGTACGGGTCGCCGACACGACCACCGACGAGGACGCCGTACGCCAGGAACTCGACGACCTCCTCCGGCTCGCCCGGGACCTGGGCGCCGCGAACATCCGCGTCTTCCCCGGCGGCGGGGACGGGGACCCCGCGGAGGCCGACGCGACGGCCGCGCGGCGGCTGGGCGCGGCGGCGGAGGTGGCCGCCGACTTCGGCGTACGGATCCTGCTGGAGACCCACGACTCGCACCGTACGGGCGTGGACGCGGCGCGGGTGGTCGGGACGGTGGGGCACCCGCAGGTGGGGGTGTTGTGGGACGTGATGCACACCTGGCTGGGCGGGGAGGACCCGATCACGTCGCATGCGGTACTGGCGCCGTACCTGGGATACGTACAGGTCAAGGACATCGCGTCGGCCGAGGACACCACTCCGCTGGCCCTGGGCGCGGGGGTGCTGCCGCTGGCGGAGTGCGTGGCGCTGCTGGCGGGCGAGGGGGACGACGGGTGGGTGTGCTGGGAGTACGAGAAGCGCTGGTACCCGAAGGCAGCGGAGCTGCCGGGGCTGTTGGAGGCGGGGCGGGGGTATCTGGAGGGGCTGACGTAG